Within the Flavobacterium sp. N502536 genome, the region TCTTGTCTTCCTTCTTTTTATTGGAGAAGTTCACAAAATCCGGATTTAGATTGGAATCCTGTAAATCATTCGAAGAGTTTTTTATCGCTCTTTCCAATTTGTGGTTTTTAAACAGTTTATTGACCAATTCGCTAAAAGTATCAAAGTCGACTTCATACGAGATACCCACTCCCTGCGTATACCCAATTCCCTGTCCGATATAATTAATATCATTTTCTTTATTGAACAAACGAAGATTCATGGATCCGTCCTCATTTACCCTGTACAGTATCTCAATATCTCCTACGATAGCAGACTCATTAACCCCACCCACAGGAACTCCGAGTTTTCCATTGATTGTGATTCTTTCATTGATCTGCGAAGAGATGTTTGCCACAAACTGCCCGTCAGCTTCCTGACCCAATCTTTTGTCTGCCGAGATATAATTTAAATCGATATTCACCTTATCGTTATCCGATTTGATAATCCCTCCCAGTAAACTCGAAGCGGTTTCGGTTAATGTTCCCGACAAATCGCCCTGGCTAAATCCATCAGTACTCATAAACGAACCTGTCGATAACAAATACAAGGCCTGTGTTTGACGAATGTCTTTGTCATCTAACTTATATTGGATCTCCGATTTAAGTACGTTACTGACAGATGGGAACTGTATATCAAAATTAGGCTCCGGACTGGCTAAATCTCCACGCAATCCAATTACCACTTCTACCGGTACTTTTTTATTAAATGAAGAGGTATTGTCTAACAATACAGCCGGATTTGCAGTTGTTTTATAAACGGCTTCCAAATTCAGCTGTGCTTTCATAGGGTTTCCTTCCCAAATGATAGACCCACCTTTCTTAACCGAGAATTTTTTATCAATTAAACCACCGTATTTAAAATTGTAAGTTCCTTCATAGGCCTGGAAATCCCCCCACATATTAAATTTACCCAGTGTGTTAATTTTAAACAATAACGAACCGTATCCTTTTCCTTTCATCCCGTGTCCGGAATTTCTATCCAGAATTACTTCTACTTCGGCATCAGGCGTAATATCAAAATCAAACTCCAGCTCCAATCCGTTATAGTTTTTGGTCTTTTCGAGGATTCCATTTGCCAGGTTATATTTTTCCTGAGGAGTAACAAAATGAATCCAGCTGCTTTCCCCAACACTTTGCGCATTGTTTATCGGAATCTTAACCTGAGTTCCTTTTTCTGATTTTGCGTCTACCTTTATAAACAGGCTTTCTGTTGGTCCTTTAATACTTGCGGTACCATTTATAAATGCCGTACCAAAATAGGCCGCATCTTCACTGTCTTTGGTATCCAGTGCCACCAAGCGTTTAGAAGTAATCGTTAAATCGAGCTTCCAATCGCCAAAGTTATGATGTTCGATACTTCCATTGAGCAAACCTTTAGTTCCGTACTTCGTATCCGTCAGTTGATTGTTTCTGAAAAGGAATTTCTCATCAGTTAAGTCAATTACGGTACGATCACTTAACTCGTAATCGGTATTTAGATACGGAATAGTCATTCCCGCTTTCTCGACATACAAACGTCCGTTAATTTCAGGTTTTTTTAAATTTCCAACCACAGCGGCATTTCCTGAAACCGATCCGCGAACATTGGATAAGACATCTCCTCCAACGGCTCCTAAAGTAGCCAGATTAAACCCTTCGAGTTTCAAACTCAAATCCAACATCGTCTCTTTGTTCTCTACCGCAAAAGTTCCTTCTGCTTTAAAAGACTCCGTAAAGCCGTTTTGGATAGTCGAGTTTATGGTAAATTTCTTAAAGCTTTCATCTCCGGAAATATCAAAATTAAGCGTTCCTAAATCTGTTTTATTCAGGTTGAGATGATCAATCACAATCGATGCTGTGGGCTGATAGACGTCTTTATTTTGTTTGTAATTTACATTTCCGTTCAGGTTACCATTAAAGACAAACTTAGAATTGAATGGCGTAATCTTATTAATATCAACATCTTCAAAATTCAGCACCAGATCTTTATAGTCCTTGCCTTTTATAACACCATTTAAATCAATTTTCTGATTCTCATGCGACAATACAATGTTCTCAATGCTAAAGTTTTTAAAATACTGATCAAAGATAATCTGATTGTCTTTTTCCGCATCTTCATTTAAATACCATAAATAGTCTTTAAATTTCATTTCCGATTTCTTAATCCCGACGATATTGTTTTTGTTTTTATCGATGGTATGATAAAGATCCAGATTGTAATAATCCTCTCCCTTATCCCCACCTTTAAATTCAGATCTTACAAACAGGGTGTCTTTAGCCGTAACGTTAATCAGGTTGAAATCGCGTATCTTATAATAAGGTGTTTTAATACTGTCTAACTCCACATAAGCATTGTACAGCGTGTTTTTATTGTCGATGCTAATTCGGATATTGTCAAAGGTATTTTTCGCAGCAGTGATTTTTTCAGAATTAAATTTGAATTTAAATTCTTGCAAATCCGAGTCAATTTTCCCTCTAACCACAGTACTGGAGTCAATCTTGATATCGGGATACAACATTTCGACGATCTTGTCATACACATGAAAGTTGAAGCGCAAAAACTGCCCTTTCTTGACTTTGTACGGTTTATAATTGGTATACAAACTTCCTACCGAATTCATCACTAGCTTGTCCAATTGTGCAAACTGAAACTTACCTACTATTTCTCCGTTTACCACATCATTAGAACTAATGGTTATGGTGCGCAGTTTGTCTGCATCAAAATTGGAGTTAACCGAAATCTCGTCGAAAATATAAGTGTCTTTAGGATTTTGATAAACCGCATCTTTGATGGAGATCGCTCCCTGTAAATTCTCTATCGAATTTCCGGTCATTTCTACGACAACATCACCTCTGAATTGTGAAATAGAATCGTCGACAAATTTAAGTTTTCGCAAGTCGGCATTGTCTACGTTAATATGAAAATCATAACGGTTTTCACGTTTACTCAAATCGACCATACCGTCAAACATCAAATTCAAATTGGGGTCATTTATAGAAACCTGTCCTTTATAATACGGCAATTTAAAATTCCCGTTAACCACAATATTATTATAGGTGTATTTATTGTAATCTAATTTGGTGATATCCCCTTTGACAATCGTATTGAGGTATTTTTCTGTAAAACCTTTTCCGTCTACATCTACATTCAAAGTCGTTCTGCCAATATCCTTGCGATCAAGCACTGCGCCAATGTTAAAATTGTCCAGAATGATATTTCCGGAATAGGAGGCTTTATCAATAAAATCGATATTGTTCATATGCAAATCGACCTGCCCGTTACCCAAATCGGTAATCATCTTAAAATCGGTTTCTAAAGCCGTGGTCGAGACTTTTGCCTTTCCAACAATATTGAATCTGCCAATCTTCTGTAATTCTTTCGGCAGTTTTTTACCTAAAATACTCGGCAGTAAAACCACCAGATTATCGTAACTCGAAACCAGTTTTTCGAACTTACCGTCCATAGAAAACTTCTGAGTTTTGCTTCCTAAAAGATTTTTGAAATTAATGGTTCCGAAGATCTTCGAACCATTGGTATCACTCAATCTAAGACGTCTTAAATTCAGGTCATTCAGTGTTCCTTTTATTTTTGTCTTAATTTTAAAATGCTGATTTTTACCCAATCCGTCATAAAAATAACGAATATCATTTGAAGCAATAGAAGCGGAATCTAGTGCTACATCAAATTTTACTTTATCGGTAAAATGGAGGAAATCCTCTATTTTATAATTTAAAATCGCTTTTCCGTAAAGAGAAGATCTTTTCGTTTTTATTGCTAAATTTTCAACCTTGATCTGCTTTTTGGTATAACTGAATTTCCCCGCAAAATTGGAAACATACAAACCGCGATGATCCAAAAAGGAAAACCGATGAATGTTGGTGCTCACATCCGGTCCGTATAACTTAAATTCGCTTATATAAGCGTTTAACTTTTTAAAATCAAGAAATCGTGGTGTAGTTTTATTCTCATCAACGACAGAAAAAGCTCCTTTTGAAATGTAAGCGTTTTTGGCTGTCATCAAAAAATGCTTGTCTGATTTGGGCGTTTTTTTTCCCGTTTCAAACAACTTAATAAACTTGTTGATGTTATTCTCGTCTTCGTTTTTATACGTTTTCAGATTAAAAATCATACCCGTCAGCCGAAGATCTCCAAAAAGCAAATCACCATCTAATAATCTTTTAATACTAAGAATATCAGTGGTAATTATATCAGAATAGATTAAAGTCTTCTTATGATGGTCCCGAATCAGGACCTTCTTGAGTTTTACACCTCCAAAAATGTTTATGGCTACTTTTTCTACACTAATATCTGTCTTAAAGTCAGTGTTTAGAGATTCTGTAACATAGTTTGCAATTTTTGTCTGAACAACAGGCAAAGCCAGAATGATAGCAAGTGCTAACAAAAGTAAAATTAAACCAATTAGGGTTCGTGATATTATTTTCTTTACTTTTCTGATAGCTGCTTTATTTTAGTTTTCTTTTAAATTTACTTTGAACAGACAAAGAACGGCTGTTTTTGATAAAAATTCTTTAATTTTGGCTTCTCCTTATATAATAAGAAATTCAAATATTTGATTTGTCAAATATAATCCAAAATTCGTGCTTTTATATGCAAAATTCAGAGGTTTTTATTCTTGCCATCGAAAGTTCATGCGATGATACTGCTGCCGCGGTTCTACATAACGACAAAGTACTCTCAAATGTTGTGGCCAATCAGTTAATTCACAATCAATATGGAGGTGTGGTTCCTGAATTAGCTTCAAGAGCGCACCAGCAAAATATTGTTCCGGTAATTGATGCCGCACTTCGCAAGGCAAATGTACAAAAAGATCAATTAACAGCGATTGCTTTTACACAGGGTCCGGGCCTAATGGGGTCATTATTAGTGGGCAGTTCTTTTAGTAAATCGTTATCCTTAGCTTTAAAAATTCCGCTAATTGCTGTAAATCACATGCATGCGCATATTCTGGCTCATTTTATAGACGAAGAAGGTTTTGATAAACCGGAGTTTCCTTTTCTGGCGCTGACTATTAGCGGAGGACATACTCAAATTGTTAAGGTAAATGGCTTTTTTGATATGGAAATTATCGGAGAAACTACTGATGATGCTGTGGGTGAAGCTTTTGACAAAAGTGCCAAGATTCTCGGACTCCCTTATCCGGGCGGACCGCTTATCGATAAATATGCAAAATTAGGAAACCCAAAAGCTTTTGCGTTTACCAAACCTAAAGTTCCTGGACTTGATTTTAGTTTCTCAGGACTAAAAACGGCCATTTTATATTTCATTCAAAAGAAGAAATTGGAGAATCCGAATTTTATTGAAGAAAACCTCAATGACATTTGCGCTTCTATTCAACATACGATTATCGAAATTTTGATGGATAAGTTGAAATTAGCGGTAAAAGAAACCGGAATCACACAAATCGCAATTGGCGGAGGAGTTTCGGCCAATTCAGGCATCAGAACCCGATTGAAAGAAAGTGAAGGCAAATACGGCTGGAAAACTTTCATTCCAAAATTTGAATACACTACCGACAATGCTGCAATGATAGGAATTGTAGGGTATCAAAAATATTTATCAAGTCGTTTTGAAACTTCAGCAGTAGTTTCGAAAGCGCGAATCCAATTTTAATTATGCAATTATTTTACAACCCAGATATTGATGAAACTACAGAACGTTTTTCTTTTGATAAAGAAGAAAGCCGTCATATTATAAAGGTTTTACGCAAAAAAGATTCTGACATCCTACACGTAACAAATGGCTTAGGCTTATTGTTTGAAACAGAGATTACTTTAGCCTCCGACAGTAAATGCATTGTAGAGGTGCTTTCGATCACAAAATCACCGGCTCCAAAGTTTAAACTGCATCTGGCGGTTGCTCCAACCAAAATGAATGATCGTTTTGAATGGTTTTTGGAAAAAGCGACAGAAATAGGAATCCAGGAGATCACACCTGTTTTTTGCGATCGTTCGGAACGAAAAGTAATCAATCCGGAACGTTTTGAAAAAATTATCTTATCGGCAATGAAACAATCCAATGAGACCTTTTTACCAAAACTGAACGAGGCAATTTCGTTTAAGGAATTCATCAAACAAAAAAACGAAGGCTTACAATTGATCGCACATTGTGAAGAAACGGATAAAAAATCGTTGAAAGAAGTTTTAAAACCGAATGAGAATGTTACCCTGCTCATTGGTCCTGAAGGTGATTTTTCTGAAAAAGAAATTGCACTCGCTTTAGAACATAACTTTGTGCCGGTTACTTTAGGAAATACCCGATTGCGTACCGAGACGGCTGCCATTGTAGCTTGTCATAGTGTTGTTTTTTTTAATGAAGTTTAATCATCCGCGAGTTTTGTCAATTCGACGAAGGAAAAATATCCGTTAGAAACTCCGCCAAGAAAATCACCAATCATTGTTGAGCTGTTTATCTAAATGACAAGAGGAACTTGTAATAAAAGTTAAACGACTAGTTAAATACCATCCTATGAAAAAAATATTTCTCTTATTACTATTGGTTTCCGTTTCTTCCTTTTCACAGGAAATTGCGTTGCTAAAATACAGCGGTGGTGGTGATTGGTATGCAAATCCGACCTCATTACCCAATTTAATAAAGTTTTGCAATGCGAATATAAACACCCGAATAAAAGCAAAACCGTCAACAGTGGAGCCTAGCAATCCGGATCTGCTCTCCTATCCGTTTGTTCACATGACGGGACATGGAAATGTTGTTTTTAGTGATGCCGATGTGAGTAATCTTAGAAATTATTTAAATGGCGGCGGTTTTCTTCATATTGATGATAATTACGGAATGGATCAATACATTCGAAAAGAGATCAAAAAAATATTTCCAAATAATAATTTAATCGAAATTCCGGCAAACCATCCCATATTTCAAAAACCGTATCCCTTTCCAAATGGTTTACCCAAAATTCACGAACACGACGGAACACGTGCGCAGGCCTTTGGTATTTTTGTAGAAAACAAACTCGTATTACTCTATACTTACGAATGTGACTTAGGAGATGGCTGGGAAGATCCTGAAGTACATAATGACCCTGCCGCGGTTAGAGATAAAGCTCTAAAAATGGGTGCCAACATTATCAATTATATTTTTACCAATTAAATTTTAGAAGGTGCAACTTACTCACGAAGAAAATCAATTTGAAAGAAAAACATTTCCGATTACATTAGTTTGTGATCACATTTATTTTCAGCAAAATATCGGTTCTCTTTTTAGAATCAGTGAGGCATTTGGTGTCGAGAATATCATTTTTTTAGGAAAAGATATTCCGTTAACTCCCCGAAAAATCAACAAAACTTCACGAAGCACTCATCTTCATGTAGCCCATACCATAATTGAAGAAACAGCCGATCTTGCTGATTACCTGCTTCAAAATAATTTTGAAATTATTGCTTTAGAAATCGCAAGCAATAGCAAACTTCTAAGAGAAGTTCTTATTCCTGAAAATCAAAAAATTGCACTTTTAATTGGAAGTGAAATTAATGGAATCTCTGAGGATCTTTTAAAAATTTCAAACCAAATTGTCCACATCAATATGTTTGGAAAGAACAGCAGTATGAATGTTGTGCAAGCGGCGAGTATTGCACTTTATGAGATTACTTCTTTTTAAACTTTTTCACATTTTAAATTGTAAGTATAAAATTCCACCTATTGCTGTTTTTTCTGGGATTCCATGACTAATCAGCACCAAATATTACCATTATTTTAACAGTTATTCTTACGTGTAAATACGCATTAAAATTTCATTCTGTAATATTTGTCAATAAAATCCTCTATAAAGAACAAAAATCAACTCAATAACATTCTCAAAAACAACATTGTACGAATTTACTTCTTAATAATTTTAGTGATTTTTTTGTAAGAACTAGATTGTACAAGGGATTGTAAAATTCTCACAAATAATATATTGTAATTATTTTGTTACAATAATTATTTTGTTATAAAATTGCAATATAATTAACCAAAGCAAATTTTTTATAACAAAAACCCAAGTTATTATGAAAAAAATCATTATTACTGCATTCACAGCATTAGTGCTGTTTTCTTGTCAAAACGACCAATCTGAATCTACTGATTCAAAAATTGATGCTATTGCACATCGCGGATGCGCAAGCCAGGAAGTTTTAGAGGCTCAACTGAAAGCTGATCCTACTTTAGCAATCAGAATGAACGAAATCAATGCCTTTACCGAAAATGCCATCTTGACAAAACGTCTTGTAAACGGTAAAATTGAAATTCCTGTGGTAGTGAACGTTCTTTACAGAACTGCAGCAGAAAACATTTCTAATGCACAAATTCAAACTCAAATTGACGTCTTAAACAAAGATTTCAATGCATTAAACTCAGATTACAATAGCGTACCAGCGCTTTTTTCAGGTGTAAAAGCCAATGTTGGAATTACTTTCGTTTTAGATCAGGTAATTAGAAAATCGACTACAAAAACTTCATGGGGAACAAGTGACGCCATGAAAAAAACAGCTCAGGGTGGTCTTGCACCAACTTCTCCAACAACAAAATTAAACATGTGGTCTTGCACCATTGGAGGAGGTATTTTAGGTTATGCACAATTTCCTGGAGGAGCTGCTGCTACAGACGGAGTTGTTGTTGATCCGAAATATTTTGGTCTTTCAGGAGCTGCAAATGCACCATTTAACTTAGGAAGAACAGCTACTCACGAAGTAGGACACTGGATGAACCTACGTCACATTTGGGGAGATGCTACTTGTGGAAGCGATTTAGTTTCAGATACTCCTACTCACAATACAGCAAATTACGGTGTACCTGCATATCCTCACTATAGCACTTGTTCAGGAACTCCTGTTGAAATGACAATGAACTATATGGATTATGTTGATGACAACGCTATGTACATGTTCTCACAAGGACAAAAAAGCAGAATGGCTGCGATATTTGTTACCGGAGGTGCCAGAGCTTCTTTTGGAATCTAAATATAGACAAGCATAAAAGACAAACTTGAAAAGCGGGATGGCAACATCCCGCTTTTTTTCGTTTACCTGTAAACTTCAAAAGCTTTTTCCTATATTTATCCTTTAAAACCGAATCATGATCACATCGAAAATTATTTCAAACGGAATTTTAAGAGCTTTAACTACCATCCTGGTTGTCGCCGCTATTTTGTATTTTCTATACCAAATTCAGACTGTAATTGTCTATTTATGTATTTCGTTGCTATTGTGCTTAATCGCAAATCCATTAATACAATTTTTAAAGAATAAATTAAAGTTCAGCAATTCACTGGCAGCCACTACAGCGCTAATTTTATTCATACTTGCCATCGTTGGCTTCATTTTATTGTTTGTTCCGTTAATCATTTCACAAGCCAATAATTTATCACTATTGGATACCCAAAATCTGCAACAGCAATTTCTACAAACGGAGCGCACTATTGAAACTTATTTTAATATTCAGCATCTTGATTTAAATAAAGTTTTAAAAGAATCTAAAATAACATCGATAATCGATTTCAGCTACTTTACCGGTTTTCTAAATTCAATTATAGGCTTCATGGCGAATATCGGAATGGGGTTGGTTTCGGTATTCTTTATTACGTTTTTCTTTATCAAAGATCAGGACGCCTTTAAGGTTAGTGCCCGAAAAATTCTTCCTGATACGAATGAAGACAAAATCTTAAATTCGATCACTAAAATCAACCATTTCCTGACCCGTTATTTTATAGGTCTGTTGCTGCAATTAACGGTTGTATTTATTTTGTATTTAATCGTTTTAATGATATTTGGAAATAAAAACGCTTTTGTTATCGCCTTTTTATGTGCCATTTTGAATGTTATACCTTATATAGGACCAATTATAGGAACTATACTGGCGGGAATTTTAACCATGATCAGTATGATTGGAAGCGATTTTCAATCTGAGATACTTCCTAAAACCATCTATGTAATCATCGGGTTTTTATTGGTTCAGGCCATTGATAATAACATCAGCCAGCCTATAATCTCATCAAAAAGCGTAAATTCGCACCCGTTAGAAATATTCCTGGTTACTTTAATCAGCGGAATTACTTTTGGAATTGTTGGAATGATCATTGCCATTCCGGTATTTACGATGCTGAAAGTAATTTTAAAGGAATTTTTTCCTGACAACAAAATTGTCTCTGTATTAACCGAAAGAATTTAACATTGAATACTGCTATTTTAAACCAAAACATTCAGGAATTCATAACTCAAAATAGTGGTGTCCCAATTACAAAATTAGCGCTTCAGAAAAATCCTTTTCCTGAAATCGACTGGATTGTACTTTTAAATCAGATTGAAGCAAAATCAAAAGCAAAAGACAAGCTGCCAACCTGGTTTGAGACCGCAAATATTATTTATCCTTCTAAAATATCCGTTGAACAAACTTCATCTGAAAAAACGGCAGCCTATAAAGCTTCTTTAATTTCCGGTGAAAGTTTAATTGACCTTACCGGAGGTTTTGGTGTCGACGATTATTATTTCTCTAAAAAATTCAAAAAAATAGCGCACTGCGAAATAAACGAAGATTTATCGGCTATTGTCAAGCATAATTTTGAACAGCTAAAAGTCGAAAATTGCACTTTCTATGCCAATGATTCTACTTCTGTTTTAAATGATTCTGATCAAAAATGGGATTGGGTTTATATTGATCCGTCCCGCAGGAACGATGCTAAAGGTAAAGTTTTTATGCTGAAAGACTGTTTGCCTAATGTTCCCGATTTACTGGATTTCTACTTTAAAAAAACAGCTGCTGTCTTAATAAAAACGGCTCCGTTATTAGATCTTTCTGCTGGCTTATCCGAACTTCAATTTGTCAAAAACATTCACATTATTGCGCTTGAAAACGAAGTAAAAGAATTGCTTTTTGAAATCCATCATCAGTACTCCGGCGAAATCACCATAAAAACGGCCAATATTTTAAAAGACAAAATAGAGACTTTCGAGTTTGTTATGGGCCATGAAACGGTTATCCCTTCTTACGGTCTTCCTCAGAAATATATTTATGAGCCCAATTCGGCTATAATGAAATCGGGAGGATTCGAAGAAGTCAGTGCATT harbors:
- a CDS encoding translocation/assembly module TamB domain-containing protein, which produces MLALAIILALPVVQTKIANYVTESLNTDFKTDISVEKVAINIFGGVKLKKVLIRDHHKKTLIYSDIITTDILSIKRLLDGDLLFGDLRLTGMIFNLKTYKNEDENNINKFIKLFETGKKTPKSDKHFLMTAKNAYISKGAFSVVDENKTTPRFLDFKKLNAYISEFKLYGPDVSTNIHRFSFLDHRGLYVSNFAGKFSYTKKQIKVENLAIKTKRSSLYGKAILNYKIEDFLHFTDKVKFDVALDSASIASNDIRYFYDGLGKNQHFKIKTKIKGTLNDLNLRRLRLSDTNGSKIFGTINFKNLLGSKTQKFSMDGKFEKLVSSYDNLVVLLPSILGKKLPKELQKIGRFNIVGKAKVSTTALETDFKMITDLGNGQVDLHMNNIDFIDKASYSGNIILDNFNIGAVLDRKDIGRTTLNVDVDGKGFTEKYLNTIVKGDITKLDYNKYTYNNIVVNGNFKLPYYKGQVSINDPNLNLMFDGMVDLSKRENRYDFHINVDNADLRKLKFVDDSISQFRGDVVVEMTGNSIENLQGAISIKDAVYQNPKDTYIFDEISVNSNFDADKLRTITISSNDVVNGEIVGKFQFAQLDKLVMNSVGSLYTNYKPYKVKKGQFLRFNFHVYDKIVEMLYPDIKIDSSTVVRGKIDSDLQEFKFKFNSEKITAAKNTFDNIRISIDNKNTLYNAYVELDSIKTPYYKIRDFNLINVTAKDTLFVRSEFKGGDKGEDYYNLDLYHTIDKNKNNIVGIKKSEMKFKDYLWYLNEDAEKDNQIIFDQYFKNFSIENIVLSHENQKIDLNGVIKGKDYKDLVLNFEDVDINKITPFNSKFVFNGNLNGNVNYKQNKDVYQPTASIVIDHLNLNKTDLGTLNFDISGDESFKKFTINSTIQNGFTESFKAEGTFAVENKETMLDLSLKLEGFNLATLGAVGGDVLSNVRGSVSGNAAVVGNLKKPEINGRLYVEKAGMTIPYLNTDYELSDRTVIDLTDEKFLFRNNQLTDTKYGTKGLLNGSIEHHNFGDWKLDLTITSKRLVALDTKDSEDAAYFGTAFINGTASIKGPTESLFIKVDAKSEKGTQVKIPINNAQSVGESSWIHFVTPQEKYNLANGILEKTKNYNGLELEFDFDITPDAEVEVILDRNSGHGMKGKGYGSLLFKINTLGKFNMWGDFQAYEGTYNFKYGGLIDKKFSVKKGGSIIWEGNPMKAQLNLEAVYKTTANPAVLLDNTSSFNKKVPVEVVIGLRGDLASPEPNFDIQFPSVSNVLKSEIQYKLDDKDIRQTQALYLLSTGSFMSTDGFSQGDLSGTLTETASSLLGGIIKSDNDKVNIDLNYISADKRLGQEADGQFVANISSQINERITINGKLGVPVGGVNESAIVGDIEILYRVNEDGSMNLRLFNKENDINYIGQGIGYTQGVGISYEVDFDTFSELVNKLFKNHKLERAIKNSSNDLQDSNLNPDFVNFSNKKKEDKNKKKDKKEEKKEEERKVPPPINNEGLIPDNDF
- the tsaD gene encoding tRNA (adenosine(37)-N6)-threonylcarbamoyltransferase complex transferase subunit TsaD encodes the protein MQNSEVFILAIESSCDDTAAAVLHNDKVLSNVVANQLIHNQYGGVVPELASRAHQQNIVPVIDAALRKANVQKDQLTAIAFTQGPGLMGSLLVGSSFSKSLSLALKIPLIAVNHMHAHILAHFIDEEGFDKPEFPFLALTISGGHTQIVKVNGFFDMEIIGETTDDAVGEAFDKSAKILGLPYPGGPLIDKYAKLGNPKAFAFTKPKVPGLDFSFSGLKTAILYFIQKKKLENPNFIEENLNDICASIQHTIIEILMDKLKLAVKETGITQIAIGGGVSANSGIRTRLKESEGKYGWKTFIPKFEYTTDNAAMIGIVGYQKYLSSRFETSAVVSKARIQF
- a CDS encoding 16S rRNA (uracil(1498)-N(3))-methyltransferase, producing MQLFYNPDIDETTERFSFDKEESRHIIKVLRKKDSDILHVTNGLGLLFETEITLASDSKCIVEVLSITKSPAPKFKLHLAVAPTKMNDRFEWFLEKATEIGIQEITPVFCDRSERKVINPERFEKIILSAMKQSNETFLPKLNEAISFKEFIKQKNEGLQLIAHCEETDKKSLKEVLKPNENVTLLIGPEGDFSEKEIALALEHNFVPVTLGNTRLRTETAAIVACHSVVFFNEV
- a CDS encoding DUF4159 domain-containing protein, translated to MKKIFLLLLLVSVSSFSQEIALLKYSGGGDWYANPTSLPNLIKFCNANINTRIKAKPSTVEPSNPDLLSYPFVHMTGHGNVVFSDADVSNLRNYLNGGGFLHIDDNYGMDQYIRKEIKKIFPNNNLIEIPANHPIFQKPYPFPNGLPKIHEHDGTRAQAFGIFVENKLVLLYTYECDLGDGWEDPEVHNDPAAVRDKALKMGANIINYIFTN
- a CDS encoding TrmH family RNA methyltransferase, which translates into the protein MQLTHEENQFERKTFPITLVCDHIYFQQNIGSLFRISEAFGVENIIFLGKDIPLTPRKINKTSRSTHLHVAHTIIEETADLADYLLQNNFEIIALEIASNSKLLREVLIPENQKIALLIGSEINGISEDLLKISNQIVHINMFGKNSSMNVVQAASIALYEITSF
- a CDS encoding zinc metalloprotease, yielding MKKIIITAFTALVLFSCQNDQSESTDSKIDAIAHRGCASQEVLEAQLKADPTLAIRMNEINAFTENAILTKRLVNGKIEIPVVVNVLYRTAAENISNAQIQTQIDVLNKDFNALNSDYNSVPALFSGVKANVGITFVLDQVIRKSTTKTSWGTSDAMKKTAQGGLAPTSPTTKLNMWSCTIGGGILGYAQFPGGAAATDGVVVDPKYFGLSGAANAPFNLGRTATHEVGHWMNLRHIWGDATCGSDLVSDTPTHNTANYGVPAYPHYSTCSGTPVEMTMNYMDYVDDNAMYMFSQGQKSRMAAIFVTGGARASFGI
- a CDS encoding AI-2E family transporter; this translates as MITSKIISNGILRALTTILVVAAILYFLYQIQTVIVYLCISLLLCLIANPLIQFLKNKLKFSNSLAATTALILFILAIVGFILLFVPLIISQANNLSLLDTQNLQQQFLQTERTIETYFNIQHLDLNKVLKESKITSIIDFSYFTGFLNSIIGFMANIGMGLVSVFFITFFFIKDQDAFKVSARKILPDTNEDKILNSITKINHFLTRYFIGLLLQLTVVFILYLIVLMIFGNKNAFVIAFLCAILNVIPYIGPIIGTILAGILTMISMIGSDFQSEILPKTIYVIIGFLLVQAIDNNISQPIISSKSVNSHPLEIFLVTLISGITFGIVGMIIAIPVFTMLKVILKEFFPDNKIVSVLTERI
- a CDS encoding class I SAM-dependent methyltransferase, translating into MNTAILNQNIQEFITQNSGVPITKLALQKNPFPEIDWIVLLNQIEAKSKAKDKLPTWFETANIIYPSKISVEQTSSEKTAAYKASLISGESLIDLTGGFGVDDYYFSKKFKKIAHCEINEDLSAIVKHNFEQLKVENCTFYANDSTSVLNDSDQKWDWVYIDPSRRNDAKGKVFMLKDCLPNVPDLLDFYFKKTAAVLIKTAPLLDLSAGLSELQFVKNIHIIALENEVKELLFEIHHQYSGEITIKTANILKDKIETFEFVMGHETVIPSYGLPQKYIYEPNSAIMKSGGFEEVSAFFKIDKLHKHSHLYTSENLIDFPGRRFEIEKVIPYSKNEMKTELVNQQANITTRNFPDTVENIRKKWKIKNGGNLYCFFTTDKNDTKIVLICRKIT